Proteins from one Terriglobia bacterium genomic window:
- a CDS encoding carboxymuconolactone decarboxylase family protein has product MEPGKTLPADRMPEIPADKMTDAQKKAAEEFAAGRGTPVFGPFIPMLRSPEVMLRAKAMGDYLRYKNSLPSKISEFAILITARHWSQQYEWAVHFPIAFNAGLGSEMLKTIAAGRFPKGLYESEQLCYEFCTELLTNQCVSDETYSWAVSKWGEQGVIDLVGVCGYYTFLAMILNVARTALPKGAQPPLINFPH; this is encoded by the coding sequence GTGGAACCAGGCAAAACCCTGCCTGCCGACCGCATGCCGGAAATCCCCGCCGACAAAATGACCGACGCGCAGAAGAAAGCCGCGGAAGAATTCGCCGCCGGACGCGGCACCCCGGTTTTTGGTCCGTTCATCCCCATGTTGCGCAGCCCGGAAGTGATGTTGCGCGCCAAGGCCATGGGCGACTACCTGCGCTACAAGAATTCTCTGCCGTCCAAGATCAGCGAGTTCGCCATCCTGATTACGGCGCGGCACTGGTCGCAGCAGTACGAGTGGGCCGTGCACTTTCCCATCGCTTTCAATGCCGGGCTCGGCTCGGAAATGCTCAAAACCATCGCCGCAGGCCGTTTCCCTAAAGGCCTGTATGAAAGCGAACAGCTTTGCTATGAGTTCTGCACCGAGCTCCTGACCAACCAGTGCGTCAGCGACGAGACCTACAGCTGGGCGGTCAGCAAGTGGGGCGAGCAGGGCGTGATCGACCTGGTGGGCGTGTGCGGCTACTACACCTTCCTGGCCATGATCTTGAATGTGGCGCGCACCGCTTTGCCCAAAGGCGCCCAGCCCCCGCTGATCAATTTCCCGCACTAG
- a CDS encoding electron transfer flavoprotein subunit beta/FixA family protein, which yields MKILVCMKQVPQKDAPLKLNETGTWIRDDVSYEVNEPDAYALEEALRQKEKHGGEVVVITAGPARAQTVLREGLAKGADRAIHLEDNGFVGMDALNIAKAFVAAIKDEQFDLIFTGLQSDDYGFAQTGVVMAELLNWPHATIIMEIQKNESGGIKVKRELEAGFFQHVTMPLPAVLTIQSGINKLRYATLLGIKQAKNKPMRKVALDEVKAAVGDNLQKIEKLYVPQKTKKTEMLDGSPGEIAKKLVDKLRNEVRVI from the coding sequence ATGAAGATTCTGGTCTGCATGAAGCAGGTCCCGCAGAAAGACGCTCCCCTCAAGCTGAACGAAACCGGCACGTGGATCCGCGACGACGTCTCCTATGAAGTCAACGAGCCCGACGCCTATGCCCTGGAAGAAGCGCTGCGGCAGAAAGAAAAGCACGGCGGCGAAGTGGTGGTGATCACCGCCGGGCCGGCGCGCGCGCAGACTGTTCTGCGCGAAGGGCTGGCCAAGGGCGCCGACCGGGCAATCCATTTGGAAGACAACGGGTTCGTGGGCATGGATGCGCTGAACATCGCCAAGGCGTTTGTGGCGGCCATCAAAGATGAGCAATTTGACCTGATCTTCACCGGCCTGCAGTCGGACGATTACGGCTTCGCCCAGACCGGCGTGGTCATGGCGGAACTGCTGAACTGGCCGCACGCCACCATCATCATGGAGATCCAGAAGAACGAGAGCGGCGGCATTAAGGTGAAGCGCGAACTGGAAGCCGGCTTTTTCCAGCACGTGACCATGCCGTTGCCGGCGGTTCTGACCATCCAGTCGGGCATCAACAAGCTGCGCTACGCCACGCTGCTGGGCATCAAGCAGGCCAAGAACAAACCCATGCGCAAAGTGGCGCTGGACGAAGTGAAGGCCGCCGTCGGCGACAACCTGCAGAAGATCGAGAAGCTGTACGTCCCGCAAAAAACCAAAAAGACCGAGATGCTGGACGGATCACCGGGCGAGATCGCCAAGAAACTGGTGGACAAGCTGCGCAACGAGGTCCGCGTA
- a CDS encoding DUF3887 domain-containing protein: MNRAVAEALLEQELTAAWEMGYEQLGRLIGSEPITKVVTGSDGKLYVVEISAYWDARENGPVRVTAVIDDGGLRALIIPLTADCVVDPA, from the coding sequence ATGAACAGAGCGGTTGCAGAAGCGCTTCTGGAGCAAGAGTTGACCGCTGCCTGGGAAATGGGCTACGAGCAACTCGGACGCCTGATCGGCAGCGAACCAATCACCAAAGTAGTCACAGGATCTGACGGCAAACTCTACGTGGTTGAGATCAGCGCATACTGGGACGCGCGGGAAAACGGGCCTGTTCGGGTCACCGCGGTCATTGACGATGGCGGCTTGCGGGCCCTCATCATCCCCCTCACCGCAGATTGCGTCGTGGACCCAGCCTGA